The following proteins come from a genomic window of Puntigrus tetrazona isolate hp1 chromosome 15, ASM1883169v1, whole genome shotgun sequence:
- the LOC122359427 gene encoding T-lymphocyte activation antigen CD80 isoform X2, which translates to MSLQLRCLYVHSLALVVTLLLLSAASGGSDKVKNITAVLGRSVTFSCALNNGDSVEGLYIQRVINDKEEKFINGFYNNPLPMEVPEQYQNRTTVNKTGLSVEMRDISVSDEGLYTCVVFINKDPNIFKILLRVKAEYSVPTITAVCGQRSDGGAGQACQLSCSAAGGYPRSAAGWAELNQSLIKVINNWSSADNESKTWTVNQTIMYTCDQPTNISCAIGGAVSENVTICERNLFSLVVIAAIAVVLVFVLLVIFVVVMKCCCGRQQNPGDPSEEVGMPLANSASER; encoded by the exons ATGAGTTTACAACTGCGCTGCTTATACGTTCACag cttGGCCTTGGTCGTGACCTTGCTGCTTCTGTCAGCTGCGTCTG GTGGCAGCGACAAAGTGAAGAACATCACGGCCGTTTTGGGTCGCAGCGTCACATTCAGCTGCGCGCTGAACAACGGAGATTCTGTTGAAGGCTTGTACATACAGAGAGTTATAAACGATAAAGAAGAGAAGTTCATCAATGGCTTTTATAACAACCCCTTACCAATGGAAGTTCCTGAACAGTACCAGAACAGAACCACGGTGAACAAAACGGGCCTCAGCGTGGAGATGAGAGACATCTCGGTCTCTGACGAAGGACTGTATACATGCGTGGTTTTCATCAACAAGGACCCTAACATCTTCAAGATTCTCCTCAGAGTCAAAG ctgagtACAGCGTCCCCACAATCACGGCGGTCTGCGGCCAACGCAGCGACGGCGGCGCTGGACAGGCTTGTCAGTTAAGCTGCTCGGCGGCGGGCGGGTACCCTCGGAGCGCCGCCGGATGGGCGGAGCTTAATCAGAGCCTAATCAAAGTCATTAACAACTGGAGTTCAGCGGATAACGAGTCCAAAACCTGGACCGTCAACCAAACCATCATGTACACCTGCGACCAGCCCACTAATATCAGCTGTGCCATAGGGGGCGCTGTTTCAGAAAACGTCACCATAT gtgaAAGAAATCTTTTCTCACTTGTGGTAATCGCAGCTATCGCCGTCGTGCTTGTGTTTGTCCTGTTAGTTATTTTTGtcgtagtgatgaagtgctgcTGTGGAAGacaacaaaacccag GGGATCCAAGTGAGGAAGTGGGCATGCCTTTAGC CAACAGCGCGTCTGAGAGGTGA
- the LOC122359427 gene encoding T-lymphocyte activation antigen CD80 isoform X1 has protein sequence MSLQLRCLYVHSLALVVTLLLLSAASGGSDKVKNITAVLGRSVTFSCALNNGDSVEGLYIQRVINDKEEKFINGFYNNPLPMEVPEQYQNRTTVNKTGLSVEMRDISVSDEGLYTCVVFINKDPNIFKILLRVKAEYSVPTITAVCGQRSDGGAGQACQLSCSAAGGYPRSAAGWAELNQSLIKVINNWSSADNESKTWTVNQTIMYTCDQPTNISCAIGGAVSENVTICERNLFSLVVIAAIAVVLVFVLLVIFVVVMKCCCGRQQNPGDPSEEVGMPLAECHSQQQRV, from the exons ATGAGTTTACAACTGCGCTGCTTATACGTTCACag cttGGCCTTGGTCGTGACCTTGCTGCTTCTGTCAGCTGCGTCTG GTGGCAGCGACAAAGTGAAGAACATCACGGCCGTTTTGGGTCGCAGCGTCACATTCAGCTGCGCGCTGAACAACGGAGATTCTGTTGAAGGCTTGTACATACAGAGAGTTATAAACGATAAAGAAGAGAAGTTCATCAATGGCTTTTATAACAACCCCTTACCAATGGAAGTTCCTGAACAGTACCAGAACAGAACCACGGTGAACAAAACGGGCCTCAGCGTGGAGATGAGAGACATCTCGGTCTCTGACGAAGGACTGTATACATGCGTGGTTTTCATCAACAAGGACCCTAACATCTTCAAGATTCTCCTCAGAGTCAAAG ctgagtACAGCGTCCCCACAATCACGGCGGTCTGCGGCCAACGCAGCGACGGCGGCGCTGGACAGGCTTGTCAGTTAAGCTGCTCGGCGGCGGGCGGGTACCCTCGGAGCGCCGCCGGATGGGCGGAGCTTAATCAGAGCCTAATCAAAGTCATTAACAACTGGAGTTCAGCGGATAACGAGTCCAAAACCTGGACCGTCAACCAAACCATCATGTACACCTGCGACCAGCCCACTAATATCAGCTGTGCCATAGGGGGCGCTGTTTCAGAAAACGTCACCATAT gtgaAAGAAATCTTTTCTCACTTGTGGTAATCGCAGCTATCGCCGTCGTGCTTGTGTTTGTCCTGTTAGTTATTTTTGtcgtagtgatgaagtgctgcTGTGGAAGacaacaaaacccag GGGATCCAAGTGAGGAAGTGGGCATGCCTTTAGC CGAATGCCATTCACAGCAACAGCGCGTCTGA
- the LOC122359427 gene encoding T-lymphocyte activation antigen CD80 isoform X3 — MKPVCSHLALVVTLLLLSAASGGSDKVKNITAVLGRSVTFSCALNNGDSVEGLYIQRVINDKEEKFINGFYNNPLPMEVPEQYQNRTTVNKTGLSVEMRDISVSDEGLYTCVVFINKDPNIFKILLRVKAEYSVPTITAVCGQRSDGGAGQACQLSCSAAGGYPRSAAGWAELNQSLIKVINNWSSADNESKTWTVNQTIMYTCDQPTNISCAIGGAVSENVTICERNLFSLVVIAAIAVVLVFVLLVIFVVVMKCCCGRQQNPGDPSEEVGMPLAECHSQQQRV; from the exons ATGAAGCCAGTCTGCTCTCA cttGGCCTTGGTCGTGACCTTGCTGCTTCTGTCAGCTGCGTCTG GTGGCAGCGACAAAGTGAAGAACATCACGGCCGTTTTGGGTCGCAGCGTCACATTCAGCTGCGCGCTGAACAACGGAGATTCTGTTGAAGGCTTGTACATACAGAGAGTTATAAACGATAAAGAAGAGAAGTTCATCAATGGCTTTTATAACAACCCCTTACCAATGGAAGTTCCTGAACAGTACCAGAACAGAACCACGGTGAACAAAACGGGCCTCAGCGTGGAGATGAGAGACATCTCGGTCTCTGACGAAGGACTGTATACATGCGTGGTTTTCATCAACAAGGACCCTAACATCTTCAAGATTCTCCTCAGAGTCAAAG ctgagtACAGCGTCCCCACAATCACGGCGGTCTGCGGCCAACGCAGCGACGGCGGCGCTGGACAGGCTTGTCAGTTAAGCTGCTCGGCGGCGGGCGGGTACCCTCGGAGCGCCGCCGGATGGGCGGAGCTTAATCAGAGCCTAATCAAAGTCATTAACAACTGGAGTTCAGCGGATAACGAGTCCAAAACCTGGACCGTCAACCAAACCATCATGTACACCTGCGACCAGCCCACTAATATCAGCTGTGCCATAGGGGGCGCTGTTTCAGAAAACGTCACCATAT gtgaAAGAAATCTTTTCTCACTTGTGGTAATCGCAGCTATCGCCGTCGTGCTTGTGTTTGTCCTGTTAGTTATTTTTGtcgtagtgatgaagtgctgcTGTGGAAGacaacaaaacccag GGGATCCAAGTGAGGAAGTGGGCATGCCTTTAGC CGAATGCCATTCACAGCAACAGCGCGTCTGA
- the LOC122359427 gene encoding T-lymphocyte activation antigen CD80 isoform X4 — protein sequence MSLQLRCLYVHSLALVVTLLLLSAASGGSDKVKNITAVLGRSVTFSCALNNGDSVEGLYIQRVINDKEEKFINGFYNNPLPMEVPEQYQNRTTVNKTGLSVEMRDISVSDEGLYTCVVFINKDPNIFKILLRVKAEYSVPTITAVCGQRSDGGAGQACQLSCSAAGGYPRSAAGWAELNQSLIKVINNWSSADNESKTWTVNQTIMYTCDQPTNISCAIGGAVSENVTICERNLFSLVVIAAIAVVLVFVLLVIFVVVMKCCCGRQQNPGDPSEEVGMPLA from the exons ATGAGTTTACAACTGCGCTGCTTATACGTTCACag cttGGCCTTGGTCGTGACCTTGCTGCTTCTGTCAGCTGCGTCTG GTGGCAGCGACAAAGTGAAGAACATCACGGCCGTTTTGGGTCGCAGCGTCACATTCAGCTGCGCGCTGAACAACGGAGATTCTGTTGAAGGCTTGTACATACAGAGAGTTATAAACGATAAAGAAGAGAAGTTCATCAATGGCTTTTATAACAACCCCTTACCAATGGAAGTTCCTGAACAGTACCAGAACAGAACCACGGTGAACAAAACGGGCCTCAGCGTGGAGATGAGAGACATCTCGGTCTCTGACGAAGGACTGTATACATGCGTGGTTTTCATCAACAAGGACCCTAACATCTTCAAGATTCTCCTCAGAGTCAAAG ctgagtACAGCGTCCCCACAATCACGGCGGTCTGCGGCCAACGCAGCGACGGCGGCGCTGGACAGGCTTGTCAGTTAAGCTGCTCGGCGGCGGGCGGGTACCCTCGGAGCGCCGCCGGATGGGCGGAGCTTAATCAGAGCCTAATCAAAGTCATTAACAACTGGAGTTCAGCGGATAACGAGTCCAAAACCTGGACCGTCAACCAAACCATCATGTACACCTGCGACCAGCCCACTAATATCAGCTGTGCCATAGGGGGCGCTGTTTCAGAAAACGTCACCATAT gtgaAAGAAATCTTTTCTCACTTGTGGTAATCGCAGCTATCGCCGTCGTGCTTGTGTTTGTCCTGTTAGTTATTTTTGtcgtagtgatgaagtgctgcTGTGGAAGacaacaaaacccag GGGATCCAAGTGAGGAAGTGGGCATGCCTTTAGCGTAG